From the Musa acuminata AAA Group cultivar baxijiao chromosome BXJ1-2, Cavendish_Baxijiao_AAA, whole genome shotgun sequence genome, one window contains:
- the LOC135598636 gene encoding quinone-oxidoreductase QR1, chloroplastic-like isoform X1: MAARTMRAVQYGGYGGGAAALQHVEIQVPSPKKDEVLLRVEAASMNPADWKVQKGAFRPFLPSKFPFVPVSDVAGEVVEVGPGVDGFKPGDKVVTWLGFKAGGLAEYAVAPVNLTVHIPPEVSAADAAGLPIAGFTALQALRYATTKFDGTGDPANVLITAASGGVGTFAVQIAKLGNLHVTATCGARNMELVRSLGADEVLDYKTPEGKSLKSPSGRKYDVVVNCTTSVGWSSLESNLAAHGKVVDLNPSPGAFLRSALKQLTCSNKKLVVLFATATKEDLQFLVELVKGGKLRTVIDSRYALGKAEEAWAKSMEGHASGKIIVECDQVMDI; the protein is encoded by the exons ATGGCCGCAAGAACCATGCGCGCCGTGCAATACGGCGGCTACGGCGGTGGCGCCGCCGCTCTCCAG CATGTTGAGATCCAGGTTCCTTCACCCAAGAAGGATGAGGTGCTCCTGAGAGTGGAAGCAGCAAGCATGAACCCAGCTGACTGGAAAGTCCAGAAGGGAGCGTTCCGGCCTTTTCTGCCATCCAAGTTTCCATTTGTTCCAG TATCGGATGTTGCAGGAGAAGTTGTTGAGGTTGGACCTGGCGTCGATGGCTTCAAGCCAGGAGACAAGGTGGTCACATGGCTTGGATTT AAAGCAGGTGGACTCGCGGAGTACGCTGTTGCACCAGTAAACCTGACGGTCCACATTCCACCTGAAGTATCAGCCGCAGACGCTGCAGGTCTGCCTATAGCGGGCTTTACTGCTCTACAGGCGCTGAGGTACGCCACAACCAAGTTCGACGGCACCGGCGATCCAGCAAACGTCCTCATCACTGCCGCCTCTGGCGGTGTCGGGACGTTCGCCGTCCAGATCGCCAAGCTCGGAAACCTCCATGTCACCGCCACCTGCGGCGCCCGGAACATGGAGCTGGTGAGGAGCCTGGGCGCAGATGAGGTGCTTGACTACAAGACCCCGGAAGGCAAGAGCTTGAAGAGCCCTTCGGGCAGGAAGTACGACGTCGTCGTGAACTGCACCACCAGCGTTGGCTGGTCCAGCTTGGAGTCCAACCTCGCAGCTCACGGGAAGGTCGTCGATCTCAATCCTTCGCCGGGGGCTTTCCTTCGTTCTGCTCTGAAGCAATTGACCTGCTCGAATAAGAAGCTGGTGGTGCTGTTCGCGACGGCGACGAAGGAGGACTTGCAGTTCCTGGTTGAGCTGGTGAAGGGAGGGAAGCTTAGGACGGTGATCGACTCGAGATACGCACTGGGCAAGGCGGAGGAGGCCTGGGCAAAGAGCATGGAGGGTCATGCCAGTGGTAAGATCATCGTCGAGTGTGACCAAGTCATGGACATATAA
- the LOC135598636 gene encoding quinone-oxidoreductase QR1, chloroplastic-like isoform X2 produces the protein MNPADWKVQKGAFRPFLPSKFPFVPVSDVAGEVVEVGPGVDGFKPGDKVVTWLGFKAGGLAEYAVAPVNLTVHIPPEVSAADAAGLPIAGFTALQALRYATTKFDGTGDPANVLITAASGGVGTFAVQIAKLGNLHVTATCGARNMELVRSLGADEVLDYKTPEGKSLKSPSGRKYDVVVNCTTSVGWSSLESNLAAHGKVVDLNPSPGAFLRSALKQLTCSNKKLVVLFATATKEDLQFLVELVKGGKLRTVIDSRYALGKAEEAWAKSMEGHASGKIIVECDQVMDI, from the exons ATGAACCCAGCTGACTGGAAAGTCCAGAAGGGAGCGTTCCGGCCTTTTCTGCCATCCAAGTTTCCATTTGTTCCAG TATCGGATGTTGCAGGAGAAGTTGTTGAGGTTGGACCTGGCGTCGATGGCTTCAAGCCAGGAGACAAGGTGGTCACATGGCTTGGATTT AAAGCAGGTGGACTCGCGGAGTACGCTGTTGCACCAGTAAACCTGACGGTCCACATTCCACCTGAAGTATCAGCCGCAGACGCTGCAGGTCTGCCTATAGCGGGCTTTACTGCTCTACAGGCGCTGAGGTACGCCACAACCAAGTTCGACGGCACCGGCGATCCAGCAAACGTCCTCATCACTGCCGCCTCTGGCGGTGTCGGGACGTTCGCCGTCCAGATCGCCAAGCTCGGAAACCTCCATGTCACCGCCACCTGCGGCGCCCGGAACATGGAGCTGGTGAGGAGCCTGGGCGCAGATGAGGTGCTTGACTACAAGACCCCGGAAGGCAAGAGCTTGAAGAGCCCTTCGGGCAGGAAGTACGACGTCGTCGTGAACTGCACCACCAGCGTTGGCTGGTCCAGCTTGGAGTCCAACCTCGCAGCTCACGGGAAGGTCGTCGATCTCAATCCTTCGCCGGGGGCTTTCCTTCGTTCTGCTCTGAAGCAATTGACCTGCTCGAATAAGAAGCTGGTGGTGCTGTTCGCGACGGCGACGAAGGAGGACTTGCAGTTCCTGGTTGAGCTGGTGAAGGGAGGGAAGCTTAGGACGGTGATCGACTCGAGATACGCACTGGGCAAGGCGGAGGAGGCCTGGGCAAAGAGCATGGAGGGTCATGCCAGTGGTAAGATCATCGTCGAGTGTGACCAAGTCATGGACATATAA
- the LOC135598650 gene encoding quinone-oxidoreductase QR1, chloroplastic-like — protein MAARTMRAVQYASYGGGAAALQHVEIQVPSPKKDEVLLRVEAASMNPADWKIQKGMMRPFLPSKLPFVPVSDVAGEVVEVGPGVDGFKPGDKVVTWLGFKAGGLAEYAIAPVNVTAHIPPEVSAEGAAGLPIAACSALQALRYATTKFDGTGDPANVLITAASGGVGTFAVQLAKLGNLHVTATCGARNMELVRSLGADEVLDYKTPEGKSLKSPSGRKYDIVVHCTSSVGWSSLESNLAAHGKVVDLNPSPGGFLRSALKQLTCSNKKLVLLFAMATKEDLQFLVELVKGGKLRTVIDSRYALGKAEEAWAKIMEGHATGKIIVERDQVMDI, from the exons ATGGCCGCAAGAACCATGCGCGCCGTGCAATACGCCAGCTACGGCGGTGGCGCCGCCGCTCTCCAG CATGTTGAGATCCAGGTTCCTTCACCCAAGAAGGATGAGGTGCTCCTGAGAGTGGAAGCAGCAAGCATGAACCCAGCCGACTGGAAAATCCAGAAGGGAATGATGCGGCCTTTTCTGCCATCCAAGCTTCCATTTGTTCCAG TATCGGATGTTGCAGGAGAAGTTGTTGAGGTTGGACCTGGCGTGGATGGCTTCAAGCCAGGAGACAAGGTGGTCACGTGGCTTGGATTT AAAGCAGGTGGACTCGCGGAGTACGCTATTGCACCAGTAAACGTTACGGCACACATTCCACCTGAAGTATCAGCCGAAGGCGCTGCGGGTCTGCCTATAGCGGCCTGTAGTGCTCTACAGGCGCTAAGGTACGCCACAACCAAGTTCGACGGCACCGGCGATCCAGCAAACGTCCTCATCACTGCCGCCTCTGGCGGTGTCGGGACGTTCGCCGTCCAGCTCGCCAAGCTCGGAAACCTCCATGTCACCGCCACCTGCGGCGCCCGGAACATGGAGCTGGTGAGGAGCCTGGGCGCAGATGAGGTGCTTGACTACAAGACCCCGGAAGGCAAGAGCTTGAAGAGCCCTTCGGGCAGGAAGTACGACATCGTCGTGCACTGCACCTCCAGCGTTGGCTGGTCCAGCTTGGAGTCCAACCTCGCAGCTCACGGGAAGGTCGTCGATCTCAATCCTTCGCCGGGGGGGTTCCTTCGTTCTGCTCTGAAGCAATTGACCTGCTCGAATAAGAAGCTGGTGCTGCTGTTCGCGATGGCGACGAAGGAGGACTTGCAGTTCCTGGTTGAGCTGGTGAAGGGAGGGAAGCTTAGGACGGTGATCGACTCGAGATACGCACTGGGCAAGGCGGAGGAGGCTTGGGCAAAGATCATGGAGGGTCATGCCACTGGTAAGATCATCGTCGAGCGCGACCAAGTTATGGACATATAA